Below is a genomic region from Sciurus carolinensis unplaced genomic scaffold, mSciCar1.2, whole genome shotgun sequence.
GCCTATCAATTACTGATAAAGAGTATTAATTATCCTACTCTGACaacttttttcttgtgttttggaaACTGAGTCTGGCtatgttgaccaggctggccttgatctccTAGGCTCaagcgatcctcttgcctcagtgtcCTGGGCAGCTGGGATGATAGATATGCAGCCATATTTAGCTTATGACTATGTTTTTAGTCAAATTATCTTACTACTTTTCACAGTTTGTTTAAATTACTTTTGATTCTAAATTGTTTGGTACCTTGTGTTCCCATCTGCCATATCTTCTTTGACTGATCTTTGAACCCTGACTGATGTTTTCCCGAGTCCACTGTCGGCCACACACCATCATTTCACCATTTAACGGTCACACCTGTCTTTTTGCATCTTAACATCTCTGCAGTCTCCTTGTGTGCCCCTAAAGTGGACAGCGTCTTACAATATGGTGAAGCAGGTGACAGTCATGACTTAGGTATCACATGTACAAATTGTGTTTAGACAAATGTTTCCCTTTTGACGTTTCATTCAATAAATCATcaaaaagtcactttttaaaaaataattatttatttattttatttgttgtaattagttttacatgacaatagtatgatttatacattttgatagatcattcaTAAAATGgggtgtaatctctcatttttctgattgtacatgtttcctggtcacatgggtcatgcagtcatgcatgcacatgaggtaataatgtctacttctctctactgtccttcctaccccatgccctgtcccctcccttcactcccctcctcctaatctaaagtaactctattcttccctatccaccccccattgtgaattagcatctgcatatcagagaaaacatttggcctttggtgttttgggtttgcttgtttcacttagcatgatattctctaactccatccattcacctgcaaatgccagaatttcattcttctttaatataataaaaatgactaaaatacagaataaggatcacatcttaaaggctgtgagaggaaaaaagcaaattacatataggggaaaaccaattcagatctcaactgatttctcaacccagaccctcaaagccaggaggtcatggaacaacatatttcaagctctgaaagaaaatggatgccaaccaagaattttatatccagcaaaattaagtttcagatttgaagatgaaataaaaaccttccctGATAACGTTAAACAATTCACAGTTAGAAAGCCTGcacaacagaacattctcaacaaaatattccatgaggatgaagtggaaaaaaaattgaaaaccagaaagTGAGGAATACACAAAAGGGTAGTCAAggagaaattaaatcaaattaaaagccagaaaaagCCACTTTTTGAAGGAACACAATCCCGGTTGTTGTTGGCAAACAACAACCTTAAAGGTCAACAAACCAGCATCAGGAAAACCGTGGACGGGAGGCCAGGGCCTCCAGCCTGCTGTGGAGCACCATGTGGGGACAAGGCAGAGAGCCCACTGCCCAGTGTCGTCCCCGTGCCCTGGTGGGCACTGGGCAGGAATCACGCAGCAGCACCCACTGGCGACTGTGTGTGTTTGCTGGGGTCAAACCTGATGCACTGCACTGATTGTACTGGACACGCAGCATGTCTCCTGATGAGCTGGGTGCTGCTACAGCTCTAGGGAAGTGGAGACTCAGGGCGCCTGGTGCTGTTTGGGTGCCTGGTGCTGTTTGGACGTTTGCGGGATCCTGATCAGGCTGGGAAAGCGTCACCACTTTCTCCATTCACATGATGAAATGCATGGTCTCATGGCTGAACATCTGCTCCCCAGCATGGTTTCCACATGGGAAGAAGATGTCAAGGAAAAGCCGAGGTGAGCCAGGACCTACTGGCTGCCTCCGCATGTCCGAGAGAAAGAGCGGGAAAGAGCGGAGGACATGATGGAGGGTAGGCAAGGCGTGGCTGACCCCAGGGCAGCGGGTCCTTGAGCCTCTTCTGCTGCATGGACAATGAGTTTGCCTGTGCCTGGCTCCTTGACCACGCCCGGAAGTTGTCCCCAGTTTAAATAAGGGACTCGGGCTCAGGGCTGGAAAAGCCTCCGCAGATGCCATGCAGCAGGAAGGTAGCCTCGAGAAGTTCTGAACACACAGCTGCTGAGTGCAAGTCCCACACCCCATACATCAAGTGATGCTCATAACTGCCTTCCACAGGGCCCCTCAGTCTCCAGGCACTGCAAATGGATGGGGTGCCGAAGagctgggagctgcagcttggcCTTGGAGGAGAGCTGTACCTTGGAGGAGAGCTGTCCCTGGGAGGAGAGCTGTCCCTTGGAGGAGAGCATCTCTTGGAGGAGAGCTGTCCCTGAGAGGAGAGCTGTCCCTGAGAGGAGAGCTGTCCCTGAGAGGAGAGCTGTCCCTTGGAGGAGAGCTGACCCTGAGAGGAGAGCTGTCCCTGGGAGGAGAGCTGTCCCTGGGAGGAGAGCATCTCTTGGAGGAGAGCTGTCCCTGGGAGGAGAGCTGTCCCTGGGAGGAGAGCTGTCCCTGGGAGGAGAGCTGTCCCTGGGAGGAGAGCATCCCTTGGAGGAGAGATGTCCTTTGGAGGAGAGCTGTCCCTGGGAGGAGAGCATCTCTTGGAGGAGAGCTGTCCCTGGGAGGAGAGCTGTCCCTGGGAGGAGAGCATCTCTTGGAGGAGAGCTGTCCCTGGGAGGAGAGCTGTCCCTGGGAGGAGAGCTGTCCCTGGGAGGAGAGCTGTCCCTGGGAGGAGAGCTGTCCCTGGGAGGAGAGTGTCCTTGGGAGGAGAGCTGACCCTGAGAGAAGAGCTGTCCCTGGGTGGAGAGCTGTCCCTGGGAGGAGAGCATCTCTTGGAGGAGAGCTGTCCCTGAGAGGAGAGATGTCCCTGGGAGGAAAGTGTCCCTGGGAGGAGAGCTGTCCCTGAGAGTAGAGCTGTCCCTTGGAGGAGAGCTGTCCCTTGGAGGAGAGTGTCCCTTGGAGGAGAGCTGGCCCTGGGAGGAGAGCTGTCCCTTTCTACTCTCCTGAAAGGAGCTGAGCCCATCTTCAGAGACACTGTGTCCCCACTGGTAACCTCTCCTGGGACTTGTTGGGAGGACTTCTGCTTACTGGGTCTTCTTTCTTCTGCCCCAGGAAAGGTGTTCCCAGATCCCAGGGAGCTGGCTCTCTAGATGGGACAATTTCCACGCACCTGACGTGGGAGAGTCCCGCCAAGTGCTCCTGCTGCTTGGCTTGTTCCCACAGTGCTGGGACCTGCTCGCCTCTGCCCTTGAGCAGCTCCACGCTGGCTGACCTGTGCTGCACCTGTCCTTGCCCACCTGCAGCCTCACAGGAAGCTGCTGTCTGGGGAGAGGAGCCTCCACAGAAGCCCTGCCTGAGCCGTCCCAGCACAGGGAGCTGTGAGAGAGCCAGGTGTCCCCAGGAACAAGGAGAACGGGCCACACCACGTCCCCTGAGCCCTGCTTATGCTGGGAAGCCGCTGGTTGCCATTCCAAGCCCCCTGCTGTGCCCCTGGCCTGGCCACAGGTGGGATCATCGGGGCTGGAATCAAGGGACAGTAGTGCTCCTTGAGCAGAGTTGTTGGGACCTTGCTCCCTGCACCTCACAGCAGTGCGAGGGCCAGGGAAGGACGGAAGACTCTGTTTGGAGGGAAAGTGAAAATGGGAAGACCATCCACGAGGCCAGGCTAAGCCCGCACAGAGGAGACCGACCGTCAAGCAGCAGGAAGCAGTGCTTGTCCCAGGGACGTGCCAGCTGCAAGGCGTCCCAACACCTCCTTCTCGGAGTGGCCACTATGTTCTCACTAAGAGGTTTTATGCTTTAAAACTCTGCACAATCAGAAATTCGACTGTGTGGATTATAACAGGAACAAGGGAGCTTCTCAACTTTGCCAAAGTGATACGAGTCCCTGTCACCAAGAAGCAGCCTCAGTTTCCAGCCTGTGTGCAGTGGTTTGGGTAAAAGCTTACTGGACACGACATTCCACGTCCTTCTCACCTCTGCACTGTAGGGGACACAGGCCTGGATCCACTGCCCCCTCTGGGCCTGGCTGCAAACCCCTCTTCAAGCAACAACACTCTTCTTTGATCCCATTGAAACATGAATCACCAGGGCGGATTCACCAGCCTGTCGCTGTTCTTGACATTTCCTTCTTCTCTGCACCTGATGTTCTTCTCCTCACTCCACCCAAGGGGAGGCAGGCCCGGACATCCTGGCGCACACCTGTTGTCCCAGCATAACTACCAAGGCCACCTTCCAACCCCCTGAGTCCCACATAATATGGTGAAGGATGTGCTCATGTTACTCATGAGAAGTGGGGACATGCGGCCCAGCTGCTGTCCCGGCGTCCCACTGGGGAAAGCATCCACCCTCCTCTGTTCCTTGTGATTTCTGTTGTTGGAGGCCCAGCCTCGCATGAGGAGGCCAGGGCACTCAGAGCTGCTGCCTGGGGTGACTGTTGCTCTCAGGGCCTTATTCGGTTTGTTGGTTGTAGAAAGATCCACACTGTCCAATATCAGCTCCATCTGTAACAAATTCATGAATGAGCAAAAACCAGCCTGGTCCTGTTCTCTGCTGGTGCATAGCTCCAGTGGGGAAGAGGGACTGGGTCCCTCACGCCTCCCCTCAAGCTCTAACGATTAACCTGGCAGAACCCAATCCTCGATCCCCGCCAATGCCATTGGTGGGATGGATGCCACACATGCCAGACTGGCCTAGTACCGGGGCTAAGCTTGCACTAAAGGCTGAACCCAAGGGACACAGCAGCACTGTTGAAGGCAAATGAGCCACCGCCGGGGCAGCCGCTCTTTGGTCCGTTGATTTAAGGTGTCATGACGTATGCTTGGGTCTGCCATCAGGGTGCATCTGTGATGAGCTCACGCCCGACTGTCACGCTACTCTAGCCCCATTAGCCTAAAACCACCAGGGACCCAACAAAGTCAGGTTCATTGACTCACCGCCAGAAGGGGAACTGCCCCACAGCATGGTAGGTCACCCCTCCGGACACAGAGCTAGGGCAGGAAAGGTTGTTCCGGCTCAGGTTCTGCAGGTCTCAGTCTATGGTcagttgcttttgggcctgtgaccAAGCAGCCACCATGGCAGAAGTGCATGTGGAACAAGACTGCTCACCCCACGGCTGGGGGGGCGAGAAGGAAAAGGGCCTATCAGCTTCAAGCAAGGGCACGTGCCCTGGGAGGTTTGGGGCTCCTTCCCCAGCACAACAGAAGAATCATGGAATGATGTAATGGGGAAAGTAAGGAAgtacaggaaaacaaataaagtGGCCATAAACTGTGCAAAGGCACGAGATAGAAAATGCAGAGTCAGAGGGAGTTTATTCTCATGTCCTGCTGCCTCCCAAGCCACCTCCTGAGACGTCACCCATCCTGACCACAATGCTGGCATTGTGGGGACATATCATGACTTGAAGGAGAAAGACATAGATGCAAATAAACTGATAATCCAGGACCCTGTTTGTCCTGGGTCTGTAAAGAACGTGGCATGTCCATGAACGTGGCTGAAGATGGCCGCGGAGAGAGTTACCTGGAATGGGTTGTGCCGGTGCCAGGTTCTCCGGCCTGTGAACCCGGTGAAGAATCTGAATTTCCTGCTAGGTGCCAATGGAGCCACTGGGGCGTCCAGCTTCAGAAGGCCAGAGTTGGGGTTTCCCTCGTGGAGAGAACCCTGCTCCACATGAAGGATGGATTTAACAGGAGCAGCTGACAGGCAGCAGCAGGAGGCAGATCCGCAGGCCAGGTGTGCTCTGGTGATAGTTATGGTGGTCTGAAGGGTGATGAGGGGCTTCAGGGCAGGAAGGACCAAAGGGTGAGCCTCAGGTTTCTGTCTTGAGGACCCGAGATGGAGAAGCCTGGGTGCGGAATAGGCAGCTGGGGAAGAATGAAGGGTTCCACCTTCGTCCTGGAAGTTCTGAGACAGTTCAGACTGGTAGCCCCCAAAGCAAACCTGGGGCGTTGGCAGAGTTCTGGACCAGAGATGGTTTTGTTGAGTTATATCTGGAATTTAAATTCATGAGCATCCATAGTATCATCCAATGAGGTGGAAGAGAAGACTCAAGATGATTCCTGAGTAACTTCAACCCTTAGAGGTCACCTGGGGAGAAACCAGGAATGGGAGCCAGAAGGGAAACCCAGGGAGATTGGGGAAAACCCAGAAGCAGCTTGTTACATAATGGCCAGCAGGTGAGCGTGGAGGCTGAGGACAGGGCAGGCTGCGCCGAATGCAGTGTCCTGGATTAGGCAACAGAGATGTCACTAGGATGCTCCAAGAAAGGCTCGGGAGGAGAAGTCAGGAGTCAGTCAGCCTGGAGTGTGCTGAGGGTGAGTGGCTTGTTAGTAATCAGGATGAGCAATTCGGAGTAACAGCGAGCTGTCATCCTGGACGCAATCAGCAGAACTAACGTAAACGCAGGTGCCGAGCAGGGAGGAATGGACACTTTGGGAGCCAGATCGAAGAGCACCTGGAAGTTCTTGAAAATAGAGAAGGAGCATCTTCATGGCCTGCAACCGGCTTCCCTACTCTAAAGACAGTCTGTGTGTGCAGGAGGCGTCCACTGGAATCTTCATCGCCACATGGTTTGTAAGGGAAACTAActaggaagtttccagaaaatgGAAACTAACTAGGAAGGAATGGCTGACAGTAAAAGCATTTTGTGGGACGCTTGGCGGCAGCTGTAGAAGGATGAGATAAGCCGTCCACACTGATCGAGCTCTCTGTGCTGGTGAGAACCACACTGCAGAAAACATGCAGAGTATCATACCAACCAGGGGACTGCTCGTGAGCAAGCACGCACGCACCAACACGCACAGAGGCACACAGGAAACCACCCCGTGCATTTCCATATCCAGTGTGTGAGGAACGGACCGGCCAGATCCTCGCACACACCGGTGGTCACGGttggagtggggagagggaacCAGGATCGGAGGAAAGGAATTCAGATTTAACGGTtatgtttgaatttatttattttttagagtgaCTGTACCCATTCATTAGTGACAGTTGACAGTTGACAGTTTTAAGTGAGAGGGATGAAGGAGAAATGAAGACAGGAGGGTGAGCAGGGATTCCGAGGGTCTTAGAGCCTGGGTCCTGGCTGTGCCTTTGGAACTGGAACTTCCTCTGGCAAGATAACCAGCCAGGGCGCTGAGGCTGTGGAGGGTGCCAGAACGGATGCCCAGGTGGCCACTCGGTGGCTGCTGGTAAGAGGCGTAGACCACAGCTACCCCTTTCTGCTGGGCCTGGGAGACCCTGCCTGGGAGGAAGCAGCTCATGGGCTTTCCATGGCTGTGTTCGCCAACTTTCTGCTgccataaatttttattaatggatAATCACTGAACGTCTTTATAGGGCACAGGGTGATGTTCAGGTAAATTGATGCATTTTTTAATGTCCACTTATTCCAGAGTCACATCCCAACCATATGGCCCAAGTCCACTGTTTGGTGTTATTGTCATGATCAGGAACCTTCTGCTGGTAAGTGACCCGGCTACGTGGCGGTAGATCCATCGTTATCTTTGCTCGtttgtatttctttccttctcatcgAAAGTGCAGGTGTTTTCTTGTCCCCCCGTTCACCTTAGGTCACAGACAAAATAAACACTGACTTCTTGCCTAAGTGTGAGACAAAGACTTCAGTTTAAGTTTGTAGATTCTTGAAAATTTCTCTTCCAGAGAATAAAGGGACTGGATTTGAGGAAGAAAAGAGCAGACATGGACACGACCCAGATGAGGAAGGAAGGGTGGTAGGGGGGCCTTGAGGCCGACTTGGACTTGCATCCAGGTTGCTGAGTGGAAGAGATTCGGGGGCATCTCTGTCTCCAATCggactggagggaggaggggtaggaATCCGCGCTCCAGAGCTGGGACCAGGGATGACTGCCCGCCGTTCCTGCTGCGGCCCGCGCCTTCCTCACCGCCTGAGTGTATGTTGGACCACCTCTCTCCATGCTGCAGACCCACGAGGATTCACCTGGCTCCTGGTGAGTTAGCGGACCACAATGTTTGGGAAGTGCCTTCTGATACTGGCAGAACAGACATCGTCTTCCTGGGCTTCCACCTTCGGCTCTTAGCTTAGATTCAAGCAAAGAACGTCACATTCCTTCACCCAGGGTTGGGGATACGCAGACTCTCTGGGGTTCAtggcctcttcctcttctccctccaacCCCCGCGTCCTTGCCCCTCTACTGGAGGCCCTGGGGCAGTGTGAGTGCCTGTTTCCTGTTGGTGCCCAGGGCCCCTGAGCTGCCGGGGAGCAAATGTTTACAAGCACGTCCGGGATGACACTGCTGTTGGACACCAGCTGCCATTCTTTCTACGGACCCTCGCTATCTACCAAGCTCACATACTTGTGGTTCTGCCTACTGTGCGCCTGACGTCATTGTCACGAGTCTTTCAAGCCATCTTTAGGGTCCACTTGTGCTTAGTCCTGACCTAGTTGGAGTAAAAGGCTGCAGCAGTGAATCCGTGGGCTCCTCCTGTGTGCCCACACTGAGCGCTGGGCATccatgtgtgtgtgggagggcttGGGCAAAGTGCAGACCCTCGCTGTGCTGAGCCCACTGAGAGGCTGGCGTGGACACTGGCTGGAGGCCCTCCGGGATGCTCTGGCTGTGCTCGTTTCTGCAGCAACCCCCAGGTGGACATCCCAGCCACCTCACAGTCTCCTGGGTCACACAGACAACGGGGAGAGGGGGAGGAATGAACAGAGAAGCTCCCAagaacctctctgtgcttccccACGGCATGTTCTTTGAGGGGCTCTGCAGTTCCTTTGATGCTTCTCAAAGCCGAAGCTGCCCCTGCTCTGACTATTCAAGATCCTGCTGGGCACGCTTCCCGGCAGGGGGAAGATGCTATTACAGGTTCCGCGGCATGCGAGGAGGGTTCATTGATTTCAACAGGAGTGGAAACCATCATCCGGGAGGCAAGAACAGCACCAAGTCTAACACAGGGAATTGTCCcatgaaaaggcaaaaatgtGATTTGAAAGTAAAGGAAACGATGTCTTTGGTGGGGAAGACAAGAGGCCACTAAGTTCTTCAAGCAGATTTGGGCTGCCAGGAAGACTGGGCAGGTGGGTACACGGTGGCAGAAGGCGCAGAGGCACAGAGGGAGAGGAGCAGCCGGGGTGGCCGGCAGAGAGTTTGCTTTGACAGAATCAGTCTCAGTAGAGAGCAGAGCAGGGACAAGGGTTTGCATGCAGGATGACAAAAAGTGAAACCAGGACCAGAGAGGGACCTGGGAGTTGAAGCACGGAAATGGGGACGCCTATGCAGGGTTAGTTCTCGAGTTCAGCCCTGCTGCGTGACTCGGGCTTACTTCTGCTGAGACCCTACCCTCTGAGCAACATACAGAATGCATCTCAGACTGTTCAGGTGAGGGAAGACACCTGCTCCCAACCCCTGTGGGTCAAGTTCCCCATGTGCCAAGGCCTCATGCCTGGGCCGTTAATTCAAATACCGGGTACAAGGTGATGGGATGAAGAagagacaaacagacacacatagagagaCAAAGGTGGGGCCAGGTGGTACTGTCCTTGAATGGAGGACTAGGGACCCAGAGCCAGCTTGGCAAGTTTCATCTTCAAAGGGTTAATCGTGGGAGAGTTTCAGCAAAGCCCGCAATCGGAAAGACACATGACTGGAGAGACATCTGGGTCATCTTGTTGGCTCAGAATTCACTGTCCCTGGGagttgaactcaaggccttgacTGATAACAGCTCTGCACTTTTGTGTGCAGCCTTTTTAGGCCAgggtcaccatagcaactggggcaTCTCGACCTGCACCTTTGCACAGGCCGTTCCCAGTGCAAATGTAGTCATGGGAGTCAGAGGCCATGATTTGATACAAATCACCACTCTCCACACCCATGGAGCAGCCTCCACTTCCAGGGTTATGCACGTGTGAGTGCCAAGCAGGTTCTTGCAAGTGTCCTCCCTGGGTGTCCTAGGAGGGCTGCTCAGTCAGGCTGCGATGAAATGCTGGAAGGTCCTGTCTTTTTAAAGCCAAAGGGAGGCCAACAGGATGTGAGGTGGGATCAGAAGTCTCCCCAGCAGCCACGGgcagagaagaaacaggaagcaGTGTCAGAAGACAGCGTTGGGAATATAGCTTGCCAGACTGAGAACTCAGCAATGGGTGTAGATTGCAAGACCTGGTACCGCTGCATATCGTGTGCAAGGAGAGGGCCTGGTCATCTGAGGGAGGAGGGTTTGCCGTGCCGACTGATGTCCAATTCTGCATATTCTAGAACCTGACAACTCAAATGTGCTCGGTTAGTGAATTTGCAGGCCATGTCACAGGCTATACCTGCAGAAGCGATCATGAAATGAACAACTGGCCTAAACCTACCCCACAGAAGAAAGGGTGAAGTGGATATACCACTGCCATTCCAAAAGATAGTAAGAAGATATTAGTATATGCTTCTACTTCTAACCACTATCAAGTCAATCAAATTCCAACTGATTTGAATAATTCTTGGAAATGTGGATTAGTTTATACTCTTCATGGTTAATAATTAATCACTGCCAAATTACATGCTATGTATCAAATTGTTAACCAATTAGATTATGAATCCATCATGGTTATAAAGACatgtaaaattcatattttacttcATCTCACTTTTTCAATTTATCTTTTGAGATTATAAACATTGTTTATAATGTAAACATGTtaatgtttatataatatataatattataacaatatttatataatgtgttAATGTAAACATGTTATATAAACATTGTTTATATTAAATGTCTATAACATAATGTTGATATTATAACataatatgtttatattatacCACAATATAgtgtttatattatataatgtattagaTAGACATGCATAAAATCAATGCACAACATTCTTTTATTGATGAGATTTACTGATGGCATTTATTGGTGGGCCAGGATTGGCagaaggaagagaatggagaGTATCCTGCAGGAAGCATGTGGGGTTGACTTTGCTGGACATGGCAGCTGAGTGGACAGTGGgttgagaaagaacaaaaagtgaCTCTGAGGTGCGGGGATGGTGCTCAGGTGAGGGCCATGGGGGGGAGATGTTTCAGGGGAGGCAGAAGGAGGTGTGCCGTGGATGGGCGGGACTGCAGGTGACCACAAAGTGGACGGTGACCTCATCAGATGGCACTGTAGTTTAAGCAGAAGATTCTCTGACAGCTTGACCCTCTATCCTGAAATCTGTCACTCACAGACCAGGCTGGATTTAATTCTCAGGATCTAAATAGAAGTTTGTGTTACCGAGGCCCCTCTCCTGGGTGAGTGTTATGGGCTGTCTTGCTATGGGAGACGTGGCTATGAACCAGCCGGGGTAGGAGACGGACTGAAAGGCGGAGGTGGAGCCCTCCAGGCTGTGGAAGAAGAGAAATGGCTTCTGAGCTTTGGCCTCCGCATACAGTTCCATGATATTGACCTCCTGGGGGCGAAAAAGAGGCTCATGAGTGAGGACTACTAGGGGGCAGCGAAGCTAGCTCAGCCCATGTCGCAGCAGGGAGGGTCAGAAGCTAGGGTGTggtggcctataatcccagcaactcggccagctgaggaaggagggcaggtatgggaccagcctcagcaactcagtgaggccctaagcaatttagtgagaccctgtctcaaaataaataaaaattcccaGGAGTGGGTAAGACTCCAGGCTGTCAAAATATGGACCTGGCAGTTTCCAATCGCCTGGCTCCATGACACAGTGCTACTGGCTCTCTGAGGCACTGGTGCCGCCCCTGGAACAGAGGGAGGCGTGACCTCTTTCTCGGGAGCCCCTGGCGTGCACTCATCTGCAGGTCTGGGCCAGCCTCCTTGGAGTCCCACCTCCCAGCGGGTCTATACCTTACGCTTTCCGTCATTAGCAGAGGACTGGCTTCGTAACTACCAGTCTTCCTTTTGGTATGTGGATATAAACACACCCCGCAAAATCCAGATTAACACTCTCCACTTGTCAACAGTGGTGGTCTTTGCTTCATCGGAGCCTCCCATTGCCCTGGGGGGTTTCTGGGAGGCAGTGAATGGGGTGGAGAATGGAGGAGCCCTTGTCTTTGCAGAACACCCGTGCGTGGATTCTCTGGCTTTCAGAGGATCCGTGCTCTGCATCGACACGTGTGTTGTACCATTCCAAAGGCAGCACTGACGGATGTGGGGACCAGCCAGCTCAGAGGTCCTTCCTTATGTGGAGTAATCCAGGGTTGCCAAAACATCGTTTCACTTTGTCACATGATAAGATAAAGCCCATTCGCACGACTCACCTTCAGCTGCAGCGTGGGCTGGCCCTCAACGTCTGCACAGGAGAAACTGAGGTCTCTGCCCTTGATTCCCAGGAAGACCAGGTTGCCTTTGTCTTCATCGTGGAATTCGGTGTCTCTGCACGCTATTAGGGTCAGAGTGACTGGAGACACAGGAAGAATGGAGAAGGATCAGGCTCCAAGTAGAGGCAAGTCCGGGCCTCTGGCCtcacactcaggaggctgacgggGAATACTGAGCATTGGGGACTTCCCCAGATGGCTCCTCCCCATTAGCCACAGGGCAGATTCCTTGATTGCTTTTCTGAAactcatttcccttttcttccttaataTCAGAACCCAATCATGCACCAGGGCACGGTGCttcccaaaatgaaaaacaaaattccccacccctcccactggCAGGTGAATGTGGCCACACACTTAGGCTGTGGCCCAGGAGCTGAAGTAGAGATACTCCGGGGGATTTCTAAGAAGGTTCCCTAAACGGAGTTGACTCGGCTCCTTCCTAACACCCTGCggcaccctcccctccccacatccATGCCTGTTTTGGGGGAGGTGACCAAAACCAACACAGTGAGACCAGATTTAGACAGAGGAATCGGGAAAGACCTCTCTGCCAAGGTGGGAGTCAAAGCCAGACCTTAAAGCTAAGGGAAGGCCTTTCATGAAGGGAAAGAACTGGGGCAGTGAAGGGGGTTTGAGCAGATGGGATCAGACGGAAAGGAAAGTTTCAAGTTTTTATGTGGAAAAAGCTTTCAGGCTCAAGGCTCTCGAAGCAGACAGGTGCACCGAGGCCTGTCTCCCCCTGCACCCCACCACGGACACAAACACGGGGCAGGGCCTGCTCAGTTCACATAGTAAGAAGGTCCCCTCTGATCTGTGGAGACTGGATTGGAGGTCCCACGGATGAGGTGGGAAGGCGGGCAGCAAGAGAAGAGGGTGCTAGTCCAGGCTGGAGATGACACTGTCCTAGGAATGAGGCGTACTGTGCACCTCGCTGACCTCACGGTTGggtggaggaggtgtggggaAGGGTAGGAAGCAAGGGAGCCTCCTGGGTTTCTGGCCCAAGCCAACggagcagagggcagggctgCTGATGGGGACCCTACCTTTTTGAGAAGACAGACCTCGCAGCTCCCCCTGGGGCACGTGAAGTGAGAGCTGCCAGAGAGGACACGGTGAATGGTGCAGAGATCCGTGGCCAGAGCACAAATGTCAGGGGATGAGGACAGAAGCCACGCACCCCAGTGCAAGTACCagctccccaccccagggcctgcGGGATCGCAGACTGGGCCTGCAGCACCCCATCGTTTGGAGGCTTCAGGGAGCAAGTAGTCATAAAGATACACCCCAAAGAGGAGCCAGTGGTCCCCAGGACCTGGAGGGCTCTTCCCAAAGAAGAAGGTGGAGGGTCAAGGAGAGTAATCGGCAATGGTCAGTACGGCTGAGGGGCCAGCCAGCGTGGCCTCTGAGAAGAGTC
It encodes:
- the Il36b gene encoding interleukin-36 beta isoform X1, with product MALFGRRAEEGAKREAGDMSSSSPPHIVQLQTGCPPPPHMLVPNTDRSEACKITPELQEIPRSYSVRDSQQMVWVLSGGVLIAAPSSNSVEPVTLTLIACRDTEFHDEDKGNLVFLGIKGRDLSFSCADVEGQPTLQLKEVNIMELYAEAKAQKPFLFFHSLEGSTSAFQSVSYPGWFIATSPIARQPITLTQERGLGNTNFYLDPEN
- the Il36b gene encoding interleukin-36 beta isoform X2, which codes for MSSSSPPHIVQLQTGCPPPPHMLVPNTDRSEACKITPELQEIPRSYSVRDSQQMVWVLSGGVLIAAPSSNSVEPVTLTLIACRDTEFHDEDKGNLVFLGIKGRDLSFSCADVEGQPTLQLKEVNIMELYAEAKAQKPFLFFHSLEGSTSAFQSVSYPGWFIATSPIARQPITLTQERGLGNTNFYLDPEN